The following proteins are co-located in the Acidimicrobiales bacterium genome:
- a CDS encoding phosphopantetheine-binding protein — MPAETHVEKGPFDRRQVFEMIRDQLADILEIDPASVSEGASFSEDLNADSLALIELVEGLEEELGERTVGFRVEDEDLEDLKTVRDAVDYVVAKLEAT; from the coding sequence GTGCCCGCTGAGACCCATGTCGAGAAAGGCCCGTTCGACCGTCGCCAGGTCTTCGAGATGATCCGCGACCAGCTCGCCGACATCCTGGAGATCGATCCCGCCTCCGTCAGCGAGGGGGCCTCGTTCTCCGAGGACCTCAACGCCGACTCGCTCGCCCTCATCGAGCTGGTCGAGGGCCTGGAGGAGGAGCTGGGGGAGCGGACGGTCGGGTTCCGGGTCGAGGACGAGGACCTCGAGGACCTCAAGACCGTCCGAGACGCCGTCGACTACGTAGTCGCCAAGCTCGAGGCCACCTGA
- the mutM gene encoding bifunctional DNA-formamidopyrimidine glycosylase/DNA-(apurinic or apyrimidinic site) lyase, producing MPELPEVETIRRDLDGAVVGKRIKSVQVKGRRSIRRHRGPAEFRGRLEGQKITGVRRRGKYLLLCLDDGDVLVVHLGMSGQLLRPSSAREVAARHTHVSITFTKGGELRFVDPRTFGEMFVAAEPVVAQEVPELGHLGFDPLHDVMSWVQFGDLLRARKTKLKPLLMDQRFVAGIGNIYSDEILFSAGLRHDRGSETLSSEEIRRLYRAMVEVLSDAVRHRGSSLADQQYRDLFGRPGDFQSHHQVYDREGQSCPRCHRRITRIRLGGRSSFLCEGCQV from the coding sequence GTGCCTGAGCTCCCAGAGGTCGAGACCATCCGCCGTGATCTCGACGGCGCGGTGGTCGGCAAGCGAATCAAGTCGGTACAGGTGAAGGGTCGACGCTCGATCCGCAGGCATCGGGGCCCGGCCGAGTTCAGGGGCAGGCTCGAGGGCCAGAAGATCACCGGCGTCAGACGACGGGGCAAGTACCTCCTGCTGTGCCTGGACGACGGCGACGTGCTCGTCGTCCACCTGGGGATGAGCGGCCAGCTGCTCCGGCCCAGCAGCGCCCGGGAGGTGGCCGCCCGTCACACCCACGTCTCCATCACCTTCACGAAGGGCGGCGAGCTTCGCTTCGTGGATCCCAGGACTTTCGGCGAGATGTTCGTCGCCGCCGAGCCCGTCGTCGCCCAGGAGGTGCCCGAGCTCGGTCACTTGGGCTTCGATCCCCTGCACGATGTGATGAGCTGGGTGCAGTTCGGAGACCTGCTGCGCGCTCGCAAGACCAAGCTGAAGCCGCTCCTGATGGATCAGCGGTTCGTGGCCGGCATCGGCAACATCTACTCCGACGAGATCCTGTTCTCCGCCGGCCTCCGCCACGACCGTGGCTCGGAGACGCTGTCGTCTGAGGAGATTCGTCGGCTGTATCGGGCGATGGTCGAGGTGCTCTCCGACGCCGTGCGACACCGCGGCTCCTCGCTCGCGGACCAGCAGTACCGGGACCTGTTCGGCAGGCCGGGCGACTTCCAAAGCCATCATCAGGTGTACGACCGGGAGGGCCAGTCATGCCCGCGCTGCCATCGCCGCATCACGAGGATCAGGCTGGGGGGGCGTTCGTCGTTCCTGTGCGAAGGGTGCCAGGTCTGA
- the rnc gene encoding ribonuclease III, with product MGQEPGEVELLQQAMAHRSWCAETTGEASNERLEFLGDSVLGLLVTDHIFQAYPDLPEGELAKVRASVVNAEVLADLAASLDLGSGLLLGKGEDASGGREKPSILADAFEAVIGAIYLELGLDRTGELVMQLLGERIREAAAGPGGQDYKTRLQELAARQAETLPRYAVEEQGPDHAKRFRASVHVGGRLLGRGEGRSKKQAEQAAARMAWADLSGTPRPPPDAAELPSVGSGGRRDERA from the coding sequence CTGGGACAGGAGCCGGGAGAGGTCGAGCTGCTCCAGCAGGCCATGGCCCACCGGTCGTGGTGCGCGGAAACCACGGGTGAGGCCTCGAACGAGCGCCTGGAGTTCCTAGGGGACTCGGTGCTGGGCCTCCTCGTCACCGACCACATCTTCCAGGCCTACCCGGACCTGCCCGAGGGGGAGCTAGCAAAGGTCCGGGCCTCGGTCGTCAACGCCGAGGTGCTGGCCGACCTGGCCGCGTCCCTCGACCTGGGGTCGGGTCTACTGCTCGGCAAGGGAGAGGACGCCTCGGGAGGACGCGAGAAGCCGTCCATCCTCGCCGACGCCTTCGAGGCCGTCATCGGCGCCATCTACCTCGAGCTCGGCCTGGACAGGACCGGTGAGCTGGTCATGCAGCTGCTCGGCGAGCGCATCAGGGAGGCGGCCGCCGGTCCTGGCGGCCAGGACTACAAGACGCGCCTCCAGGAGTTGGCCGCCCGACAGGCCGAGACCCTGCCCCGCTACGCGGTCGAGGAACAGGGTCCCGACCACGCCAAGCGCTTCCGGGCCAGCGTGCACGTCGGCGGTCGGCTGCTCGGGCGCGGCGAGGGCCGATCCAAGAAGCAGGCCGAGCAGGCCGCGGCCCGGATGGCGTGGGCCGATCTGTCCGGCACACCACGCCCGCCACCAGATGCGGCCGAGCTGCCATCGGTCGGGTCGGGTGGGCGGCGCGACGAGCGTGCCTGA